One Trichormus variabilis 0441 genomic window, AGATGCCAAGCATATTTGGCAACACTGGGATGCAGACGAAGCCCAAGAACAGATTGCCTTTGCTGATGTAATTTTACTTAATAAAACTGATTTAGTTACTCTATCAGAATTAGATGAACTAGAAAAACGGATTAGGTCGATGAATGCGATCGCCAAAATCTACCGTACTCGCAATTCTGAGTTAGCAATGGACGCTTTGTTGGGTGTAAAAGCCTTTGATTTAGACCGTGCTTTAGAGATAGATCCCAATTTTTTAGGTGAAGATGCCCACGAACATGATGATACTGTTTCCTCTGTGGCTTTAGTACAAGAGGGTGAACTCGACGGGGAAAAATTAAACGCTTGGATTTCCGAATTATTGCGTACCCAAGGGCCCGATATCTTCCGCATGAAAGGCATATTAAATATTGCCGGGGAAGATAATAGATTTGTCTTCCAAGGGGTACACATGATATTCGACGGTAGACCCGATCGCCTCTGGAAACCCAACGAAAAACGCAAAAACGAACTAGTGTTCATCGGTCGCAATTTAGATGAAGCCCAACTCAAGCAAGATTTTCTCGCTTGTTTTGCTTAAAAGACACCAAGAGGCTAGGGGGTTCTCTCCCCCTGCTCCCTCTGCTACCCCTGCTCCCCCTGCTCTCTTCTCTCACCTCTTTCAACAACCTATGAACCTAACAAGTAGCAAAAATAAGGAATTTGAAGAACACTATTCAGGGATGCTGGCAGAATATGTAACAGCGATCGCCTGGTCTCCACAAGGAAATACTTTAGCCGCAACTTCGGCAAATGGTGAAGTAGTACTATGGCAGGATGGTGAGTTAACAACCCTGCAAGCTGGTAATGGCCAGTCTGTCGATTGTCTTGCTTTCTCCCCTGATGGCAAATTTCTCGCCGTTGGTGGACAAGATGGGCGGGTGAAAATCTGGCAGGAACAGGAACTAATAGCCACCTTAGAAAATGCACCTGCATGGGTAGACAAGCTGGCTTGGAGTCATACTAGCAACCAGTTGGCTTTTAGTTTAGGGCGTTATGTACAAGTTTGGGACGCTGATACTCGTGAGGTTGTCACCACCCTGAATTTTGCCGACTCATCCCCATTGAGTATTGATTGGCGGATTGATGGTCAATACCTAGCAATTGGTGGTAACAAGGGAATTAAAATTTGGCACGCCCAAGACTGGGATGAAGAACCATATATTCTGAATATGCCTACTGTGAGTGTGACTATGGCTTGGTCGCCTGATGGTAAATTCCTGGCTTCAGGCAACATGGATCGTAGCGTCACCGTGTTGGAGTGGAATAATCCCGACCCTTGGGTTATGCGTGGCTTCCCCGGTAAGATTCGCCAACTAGCATGGTCAGAAGCCACCACCAAACTAGGCGCACCAATACTAGCCTCTTCCAGTGTGGAAGGTATCGTGGTCTGGGAAAAGCTAGAAGATGAAAACTTGGGATGGGAAGCGCGAGTTTTAACTAATCATGTGGGTGTGATTAATGCGATCGCCTTTGCACCTAAAAGCTTTTTACTAGCCTCGGCTGCAACCGATGGCTGGCTATGTTTGTGGAACAAAGCCAAGGAAGTATCCCAAATTCTCACAGGTGTTGCTGACGGATTTTCTACCCTAGCATGGCACCCCCAAGGTAAGCTAATTGCCGCAGGTGGTGAAAAAGGAGAATTAATCATTTGGGCAAAAATTTTGCGGGGTCAAGGATTTGGACGTAGTTAATTAGTATTTATTCACTAAAGTTGAAGATAGTTAATAAATTGGCTATGCTGTATCAGAAATAGTAATTATTTGTGAATTATGTACTTAGTCAAACTAGTTTTGCTGGCCTGTCCTGTACTGATCGCATCTATGTTGCTGGTAGCTAACCCAGCAAAGGCAGTTAGTATCAACTCTGTACTTGATACACAAGCCATTACAGCCGTATCTACACAGTCTATTTCCCAATCGACCACTCTACCCTTAACTCGCTCATCTAATCCCATCATCGATCAATTGGGTTGTAATTGCGCCAACTGTGTCCAAACTAAGCTTCAGTTACTACAAGGGAAGTTACCCACTGGTAATTTGTGAAGTGAAAAAGCATAAATTTTTAGAGGCACAGCATTGCTGTGCCTTTATTCTTATTGCACTCCTACAAAAATCTGATGAGATTCTTGAATAATCTAAGTACTAGTAGGGTGGACAATGCCCAGTACAAGCCGACTGTAATATAAAAATCAAATGGTAGTCCTATAGGTAATAGCTAATAGGAAATTGTTTCATCTTCCAGCTAATTAAAAATTAGTATAATCTTATTAATCAATATCTATTATTTTTTATCCAGTCAGCAACAGTAAATAATGCCAAAGAAATTATTAGCTAAAAATTTATTACGCGTAATTTTAACTATTTTCACCAGCGCATTTGTTGGATGTAGAAATCAAACTACAAGTGCATCTTTTACGCAGACTACTAATGTGGTTGATGAAAATCTTCCCAAAGTTGTAGCAACCACAAGTGTACTGTGTGATTTAACCAGACAGATTGCCGAAAATACGATTAATCTCATCTGCTTAATCCCCCCTAACAAAGCACCTCAGCTTTATCAAGCAACAGCAGAAGATAAAGATGCACTTGAGCAGGCTAATCTAATTCTCTATAACGGTTATAATCTTGAGTCAGAATTAATCAAGCTCATAAATACCACCAAAAACTCTGCACCTAAAATTGCTGTGAGTCAAATTGCAGTTCCTCAGCCACAGCAAATCCCAGCAAATTCTCGTAGAGTAAATAACCCTTATGTTTGGCATAATCCTAAAAATGCTATCAAGATGTTGGAAGTCATTAATAGCAACCTGAGAAAATTAGAACCCAGTAATACTGCCATTTATGGTGATAATACCAAAAGAATTAAAACCGAATTAACTCAACTAGATAATTGGATTAAATTAAAAATTGCCACTATTCCCAAAGAAAAGCGCAAATTAGTAACAACTTATAATGCAATAAATTATTACACAAACGCCTATGGCATTCCCTCCGCCACTATTGGCACTGAAGAACAAGCGACAGATCAGAGAATCAAAAATCTGACTCAGTATATCCAAAAATCTAATGTACCGGCAATCTTTGCAGATATGACTGATACATTAAAAGTGATGGAATCTGTCGCTACTGAGGCGGAAGTAAAATTGTCAGAACGGCGACTATACACTCAAGGACTAGGAGAAACAACCAGCGATGGTGACACTTACCAAAGTATGATGATTGCTAACACACGCACAATTGTGGAAGGTTTGGGAGGTACATACTTGATATTTCAACCCAAAGCCCAAAAGTAGTATCTAATTATTCTTCTTGTTGCCTCATTGCTAATATTGCTATGCCTTGGTTCAATCAGTAAATAAATTTATGGATGGAAATAATAAATAAGTAACAATACTAATGTTACTTTTACCTACTCTATCCTCGACAAAAGTCCTGACTAGGCAACATAATCTCCTGATGGACAATCAGTATCACTGTAAGATTTAATCGGAGTATTCTGAGTTGTCAGAATTAATTTCCAAGGAAACCCATGAACAAATTTATCCTAACCCTAATTTCTAGTCCCGTTTTGATAGCATCTATTCTGTCTATGACAGTTATGGTCAATCATGCACAAGCAATTGAGCCAGAAGTCAAAAACACAGATAAGTTATCTTGTATCAGAAATAAACATAAAGTTGGTTTGGTTTGTGCTAGAGCTTCTGTTTTAGCCCAAGTGCCTAACTATCAGCCGGAAATAGAATTTTCCCAAGAAGATGCTCCTATGTTGGAGTTCAACGATGCAGAAAGCGATATAGCAATTGCCTTGTTTGGTTGTGACTGTCCGGCTTGTATTAATTCTTTCCGTCAGATGCGGGGTGCAACTCCTTTGGTTTACTAAAATTTTACAAGCAAGCTAGCTATGAAAATACAGGAGGCAGTTGTTCAACGACTGCCCCAGATTTGGAAACACAAAAAATAAATTATCCAACATTGATGGTTTGGTAGGGTGCGTCAGTGTGAATAATTTCTGAGTTTATTTAGGTTCTATGGCACTGACGCATTCTACATTTTGGGTATTTTTTTATCTGGAAGTCCCTTATTAGGGTAACAAGAGTATTTGTTACCCTTGTGTATTTTGTCTGAGTCAATGACAACCAGCCCAAGTTATCCATCTGTGAGAGAGACCTAAGCGCAAAACTCTACCAGTGATTTCTTGCTCTGTAATGACAGCTCCAGAGAAATTTGCCCCCTTCAATTCTGCTTCCATGACGTTGCTACCAATTAAGTTTGCTTGCTTGAGATTAGCGCCACTCAAATCAGCACCACTCATTTCCGCTTCACTCAGGTTAGCACTGAATAAATTGGCCAAAATTAAATTGGCACCGCGTAAATCTGCTCGACTGAGATTGCTTTGTTTTAAATTGGTGCTAATTAAATCTGCACCGATGAAGTTGACTTCACTCAAGTTAGCTCCACTCAAGTTAGCTCCACTCAAGTCTGCATCAGTTAAATTAGCACGACTGAGATTACATCCACTCAAGTTAGCTTGACTAAGGTTGGCTCCACTTAAATCAGCTTCGGCAAAATTTGCCCCCCTCAAATCAACAGCATAAAGGTTAGCTTGATGCAGATTTGCTCTGTGGAATTTTCGTTCTCCTGCGTTATATAACTCTAGGAGTTTATTAGCATCCATACGGACACCTCTCAATGTTTGCGGGTAAGTAAGTCTAGTTGTGAATCAACACGAACCACACCACACCGAAGAAAATCTATTAAGTTTTTGGCAATGAGAATTTTAGGTAAAACTTGTTATTTTATTGTGCTAGATTTTCCAGTATTTTGTACAATCACTTAACGAAAGGATATAATCCCTGAGCGTAGTTGATAACTTAGGGTTGCGATGCTGAAGTTTTACTACAATCCCATCTCTGTTAATGCTCGTCGAGTTTGGGTAGCTTTACTGGAAAAACAAATCCCTTTTGAACCATTGTTGCTGAATCTCGATGGTGATCAATTTCAGGAGGAATTCACGGCAATTAATCCCCTCCAGCGTGTGCCTGTGATAGTGGATAATGGCTTACGGGTGGTGGAGTCTTTGGCAATTTTGGATTATCTAGAGACCAAATAT contains:
- a CDS encoding pentapeptide repeat-containing protein → MDANKLLELYNAGERKFHRANLHQANLYAVDLRGANFAEADLSGANLSQANLSGCNLSRANLTDADLSGANLSGANLSEVNFIGADLISTNLKQSNLSRADLRGANLILANLFSANLSEAEMSGADLSGANLKQANLIGSNVMEAELKGANFSGAVITEQEITGRVLRLGLSHRWITWAGCH
- a CDS encoding WD40 repeat domain-containing protein, whose protein sequence is MNLTSSKNKEFEEHYSGMLAEYVTAIAWSPQGNTLAATSANGEVVLWQDGELTTLQAGNGQSVDCLAFSPDGKFLAVGGQDGRVKIWQEQELIATLENAPAWVDKLAWSHTSNQLAFSLGRYVQVWDADTREVVTTLNFADSSPLSIDWRIDGQYLAIGGNKGIKIWHAQDWDEEPYILNMPTVSVTMAWSPDGKFLASGNMDRSVTVLEWNNPDPWVMRGFPGKIRQLAWSEATTKLGAPILASSSVEGIVVWEKLEDENLGWEARVLTNHVGVINAIAFAPKSFLLASAATDGWLCLWNKAKEVSQILTGVADGFSTLAWHPQGKLIAAGGEKGELIIWAKILRGQGFGRS
- a CDS encoding metal ABC transporter substrate-binding protein gives rise to the protein MPKKLLAKNLLRVILTIFTSAFVGCRNQTTSASFTQTTNVVDENLPKVVATTSVLCDLTRQIAENTINLICLIPPNKAPQLYQATAEDKDALEQANLILYNGYNLESELIKLINTTKNSAPKIAVSQIAVPQPQQIPANSRRVNNPYVWHNPKNAIKMLEVINSNLRKLEPSNTAIYGDNTKRIKTELTQLDNWIKLKIATIPKEKRKLVTTYNAINYYTNAYGIPSATIGTEEQATDQRIKNLTQYIQKSNVPAIFADMTDTLKVMESVATEAEVKLSERRLYTQGLGETTSDGDTYQSMMIANTRTIVEGLGGTYLIFQPKAQK
- a CDS encoding CobW family GTP-binding protein gives rise to the protein MMADVITDSVPVTVLTGYLGAGKTTLLNHILTYEHGKKVAVIVNEFGEVGIDNQLVIDADEEIFEMNNGCICCTVRGDLIRIIGNLMKRRDKFDHLVIETTGLADPAPVIQTFFVDEDMQSQLSLDAVVTLVDAKHIWQHWDADEAQEQIAFADVILLNKTDLVTLSELDELEKRIRSMNAIAKIYRTRNSELAMDALLGVKAFDLDRALEIDPNFLGEDAHEHDDTVSSVALVQEGELDGEKLNAWISELLRTQGPDIFRMKGILNIAGEDNRFVFQGVHMIFDGRPDRLWKPNEKRKNELVFIGRNLDEAQLKQDFLACFA